A window of the Hypomesus transpacificus isolate Combined female chromosome 22, fHypTra1, whole genome shotgun sequence genome harbors these coding sequences:
- the slc31a2 gene encoding probable low affinity copper uptake protein 2 isoform X2 — protein sequence MTFEASSSVTLLFDFWDVHGPAGMVLSVAVVLLLTVFFELLKVSRVWLGHRHQPAPPAFTPPFPNPLFPNAECHDSNAALAPGPSGSPLSSSPSESRLVPPEPRPPSVMNSWVHHGVQTLLHVLQVVLAYMLMLCVMSYNTWIFLGVIAGSTLGYFLAFPLLGEM from the exons ATGACCTTCGAGGCTTCCAGCAGTGTGACCCTGCTGTTTGACTTCTGGGATGTTCACGGACCTGCAG ggATGGTTCTCTCCGTGGCGGTTGTCCTCCTGCTGACGGTGTTCTTCGAGCTGCTCAAGGTGTCCAGGGTGTGGCTGGGGCACCGTCACCAGCCCGCCCCCCCGGCCTTCACGCCCCCCTTCCCCAACCCCTTGTTCCCCAACGCAGAGTGCCACGACAGCAATGCCGCGCTGGCCCCCGGACCCTCCGGGTCCCCGCTCTCTTCCAGCCCCTCCGAGTCCAGGCTGGTGCCCCCAGAGCCCCGCCCTCCTAGCGTCATGAACAG CTGGGTCCACCACGGCGTCCAGACGCTGCTCCACGTCCTGCAGGTGGTGCTGGCGTACATGCTGATGCTGTGCGTCATGTCCTACAACACCTGGATCTTCCTGGGGGTCATCGCGGGGTCAACCCTGGGGTACTTCCTCGCGTTCCCTCTCCTGGGTGAGATGTGA
- the slc31a2 gene encoding probable low affinity copper uptake protein 2 isoform X1, whose product MSMTFEASSSVTLLFDFWDVHGPAGMVLSVAVVLLLTVFFELLKVSRVWLGHRHQPAPPAFTPPFPNPLFPNAECHDSNAALAPGPSGSPLSSSPSESRLVPPEPRPPSVMNSWVHHGVQTLLHVLQVVLAYMLMLCVMSYNTWIFLGVIAGSTLGYFLAFPLLGEM is encoded by the exons ATGTCT ATGACCTTCGAGGCTTCCAGCAGTGTGACCCTGCTGTTTGACTTCTGGGATGTTCACGGACCTGCAG ggATGGTTCTCTCCGTGGCGGTTGTCCTCCTGCTGACGGTGTTCTTCGAGCTGCTCAAGGTGTCCAGGGTGTGGCTGGGGCACCGTCACCAGCCCGCCCCCCCGGCCTTCACGCCCCCCTTCCCCAACCCCTTGTTCCCCAACGCAGAGTGCCACGACAGCAATGCCGCGCTGGCCCCCGGACCCTCCGGGTCCCCGCTCTCTTCCAGCCCCTCCGAGTCCAGGCTGGTGCCCCCAGAGCCCCGCCCTCCTAGCGTCATGAACAG CTGGGTCCACCACGGCGTCCAGACGCTGCTCCACGTCCTGCAGGTGGTGCTGGCGTACATGCTGATGCTGTGCGTCATGTCCTACAACACCTGGATCTTCCTGGGGGTCATCGCGGGGTCAACCCTGGGGTACTTCCTCGCGTTCCCTCTCCTGGGTGAGATGTGA